A genomic stretch from Helianthus annuus cultivar XRQ/B chromosome 1, HanXRQr2.0-SUNRISE, whole genome shotgun sequence includes:
- the LOC110880811 gene encoding uncharacterized protein LOC110880811 isoform X2 — MTNWLLLLVMMMLMVRNTCLSQPSSTVANGTRWDVLEAATNRIHLDDDHGIRENEYYAYYLWNLYNTSSRSQRFEIVNEMSEVLKNIAYRDSRHDMIGLILFGPEKSRSILTATIDYKRQDVGGDYYQCLETIADLYMKHCGPIDGDGLRHRKSWPNMCLYAEDKAMIEEAIIVTCGSNNVAPYGIDAGNPIINVIPAPFHGSSEYCGRVSINGISRMELRSYAKSYEVIFEPVVFDEMHNMTQVCFHRDASRGLCQCKKDDWKFIKRGLHEFYVSPYEQKFVDVKFTSGVFGFVTVEIKEDLRERWRYVLLSLGAGALFLSRSKYVLNQNTADGDDDRVLTWAVRVVAVVAILLSSDDTLLAIVALASSLALNFVIIPIIARVFKTNLLQWVKLRESSTRDTGSRDWLIKTLDRIVVLPHNSQDDHGSRS, encoded by the exons ATGACCAACTGGTTGCTCCTTTtagtgatgatgatgttgatggtTAGAAACACCTGTCTGTCACAACCGTCGTCAACTGTGGCAAATGGAACGAGATGGGATGTCTTAGAAGCTGCAACGAACCGTATTCACTTAGATGATGACCACGGGATAAGAGAGAACGAATATTATGCTTACTACTTATGGAATTTG TACAATACTTCATCAAGATCACAAAGATTCGAAATTGTGAACGAAATGAGCGAGGTGTTAAAAAATATAGCATATCGGGATTCCAGACATGACATGATTGGGTTAATTCTTTTCGGCCCAGAAAAGAGTCGGTCCATTCTTACTGCTACAATTGATTATAAAAGGCAGGATGTGGGGGGGGATTACTATCAATGTCTCGAAACTATA GCTGACTTGTATATGAAGCATTGTGGTCCGATAGACGGAGACGGTTTGAGACACAGAAAATCCTGGCCAAACATGTGCCTTTACGCTGAGGATAAGGCAATGATCGAGGAGGCAATCATCGTTACATGTGGCTCGAACAACGTCGCGCCATATG GCATTGATGCGGGAAATCCAATAATAAATGTCATACCAGCACCATTTCATGGCTCTTCTGAATACTGTGGACGTGTATCTATAAACGGCATATCAAGAATGGAACTTCGGAGTTATGCCAAATCATATGAAGTTATCTTTGAACCTGTAGTATTCGATGAAATGCATAACATGACTCAAGTTTGTTTTCACCG GGATGCTTCTCGTGGCTTATGTCAGTGCAAGAAGGATGATTGGAAATTTATTAAAAGGGGGTTGCATGAATTTTATGTGTCCCCATATGAGCAAAAATTTGTTGATGTGAAGTTCACTAGCGGGGTTTTTGGTTTTGTAACTGTCGAAATTAAAGAAG ATCTACGAGAGCGATGGCGCTATGTATTGCTTTCATTGGGGGCTGGTGCACTATTCTTGTCGCGTAGCAA GTACGTATTGAATCAAAATACTgctgatggtgatgatgatagGGTACTCACTTGGGCCGTGCGTGTTGTTGCAGTCGTAGCTATTCTTCTG AGCTCAGATGACACTCTATTGGCTATTGTAGCACTAGCTTCTTCTTTGGCTCTAAATTTCGTGATTATCCCCATCAT AGCTCGAGTATTCAAGACAAACTTGTTGCAGTGGGTGAAACTCAGAGAGTCCTCGACCAGAGATACCGGATCACGAGATTGGcttatcaaaacccttgatagaATCGTCGTTCTTCCCCATAATAGTCAAGATGACCATGGTAGCAGGTCATAG
- the LOC110880811 gene encoding uncharacterized protein LOC110880811 isoform X3 — protein sequence MLHNLHTFVAASMTNWLLLLVMMMLMVRNTCLSQPSSTVANGTRWDVLEAATNRIHLDDDHGIRENEYYAYYLWNLADLYMKHCGPIDGDGLRHRKSWPNMCLYAEDKAMIEEAIIVTCGSNNVAPYGIDAGNPIINVIPAPFHGSSEYCGRVSINGISRMELRSYAKSYEVIFEPVVFDEMHNMTQVCFHRDASRGLCQCKKDDWKFIKRGLHEFYVSPYEQKFVDVKFTSGVFGFVTVEIKEDLRERWRYVLLSLGAGALFLSRSKYVLNQNTADGDDDRVLTWAVRVVAVVAILLSSDDTLLAIVALASSLALNFVIIPIIARVFKTNLLQWVKLRESSTRDTGSRDWLIKTLDRIVVLPHNSQDDHGSRS from the exons ATGTTACACAACTTACACACATTCGTAG CTGCTTCAATGACCAACTGGTTGCTCCTTTtagtgatgatgatgttgatggtTAGAAACACCTGTCTGTCACAACCGTCGTCAACTGTGGCAAATGGAACGAGATGGGATGTCTTAGAAGCTGCAACGAACCGTATTCACTTAGATGATGACCACGGGATAAGAGAGAACGAATATTATGCTTACTACTTATGGAATTTG GCTGACTTGTATATGAAGCATTGTGGTCCGATAGACGGAGACGGTTTGAGACACAGAAAATCCTGGCCAAACATGTGCCTTTACGCTGAGGATAAGGCAATGATCGAGGAGGCAATCATCGTTACATGTGGCTCGAACAACGTCGCGCCATATG GCATTGATGCGGGAAATCCAATAATAAATGTCATACCAGCACCATTTCATGGCTCTTCTGAATACTGTGGACGTGTATCTATAAACGGCATATCAAGAATGGAACTTCGGAGTTATGCCAAATCATATGAAGTTATCTTTGAACCTGTAGTATTCGATGAAATGCATAACATGACTCAAGTTTGTTTTCACCG GGATGCTTCTCGTGGCTTATGTCAGTGCAAGAAGGATGATTGGAAATTTATTAAAAGGGGGTTGCATGAATTTTATGTGTCCCCATATGAGCAAAAATTTGTTGATGTGAAGTTCACTAGCGGGGTTTTTGGTTTTGTAACTGTCGAAATTAAAGAAG ATCTACGAGAGCGATGGCGCTATGTATTGCTTTCATTGGGGGCTGGTGCACTATTCTTGTCGCGTAGCAA GTACGTATTGAATCAAAATACTgctgatggtgatgatgatagGGTACTCACTTGGGCCGTGCGTGTTGTTGCAGTCGTAGCTATTCTTCTG AGCTCAGATGACACTCTATTGGCTATTGTAGCACTAGCTTCTTCTTTGGCTCTAAATTTCGTGATTATCCCCATCAT AGCTCGAGTATTCAAGACAAACTTGTTGCAGTGGGTGAAACTCAGAGAGTCCTCGACCAGAGATACCGGATCACGAGATTGGcttatcaaaacccttgatagaATCGTCGTTCTTCCCCATAATAGTCAAGATGACCATGGTAGCAGGTCATAG
- the LOC110880811 gene encoding uncharacterized protein LOC110880811 isoform X1, whose protein sequence is MLHNLHTFVAASMTNWLLLLVMMMLMVRNTCLSQPSSTVANGTRWDVLEAATNRIHLDDDHGIRENEYYAYYLWNLYNTSSRSQRFEIVNEMSEVLKNIAYRDSRHDMIGLILFGPEKSRSILTATIDYKRQDVGGDYYQCLETIADLYMKHCGPIDGDGLRHRKSWPNMCLYAEDKAMIEEAIIVTCGSNNVAPYGIDAGNPIINVIPAPFHGSSEYCGRVSINGISRMELRSYAKSYEVIFEPVVFDEMHNMTQVCFHRDASRGLCQCKKDDWKFIKRGLHEFYVSPYEQKFVDVKFTSGVFGFVTVEIKEDLRERWRYVLLSLGAGALFLSRSKYVLNQNTADGDDDRVLTWAVRVVAVVAILLSSDDTLLAIVALASSLALNFVIIPIIARVFKTNLLQWVKLRESSTRDTGSRDWLIKTLDRIVVLPHNSQDDHGSRS, encoded by the exons ATGTTACACAACTTACACACATTCGTAG CTGCTTCAATGACCAACTGGTTGCTCCTTTtagtgatgatgatgttgatggtTAGAAACACCTGTCTGTCACAACCGTCGTCAACTGTGGCAAATGGAACGAGATGGGATGTCTTAGAAGCTGCAACGAACCGTATTCACTTAGATGATGACCACGGGATAAGAGAGAACGAATATTATGCTTACTACTTATGGAATTTG TACAATACTTCATCAAGATCACAAAGATTCGAAATTGTGAACGAAATGAGCGAGGTGTTAAAAAATATAGCATATCGGGATTCCAGACATGACATGATTGGGTTAATTCTTTTCGGCCCAGAAAAGAGTCGGTCCATTCTTACTGCTACAATTGATTATAAAAGGCAGGATGTGGGGGGGGATTACTATCAATGTCTCGAAACTATA GCTGACTTGTATATGAAGCATTGTGGTCCGATAGACGGAGACGGTTTGAGACACAGAAAATCCTGGCCAAACATGTGCCTTTACGCTGAGGATAAGGCAATGATCGAGGAGGCAATCATCGTTACATGTGGCTCGAACAACGTCGCGCCATATG GCATTGATGCGGGAAATCCAATAATAAATGTCATACCAGCACCATTTCATGGCTCTTCTGAATACTGTGGACGTGTATCTATAAACGGCATATCAAGAATGGAACTTCGGAGTTATGCCAAATCATATGAAGTTATCTTTGAACCTGTAGTATTCGATGAAATGCATAACATGACTCAAGTTTGTTTTCACCG GGATGCTTCTCGTGGCTTATGTCAGTGCAAGAAGGATGATTGGAAATTTATTAAAAGGGGGTTGCATGAATTTTATGTGTCCCCATATGAGCAAAAATTTGTTGATGTGAAGTTCACTAGCGGGGTTTTTGGTTTTGTAACTGTCGAAATTAAAGAAG ATCTACGAGAGCGATGGCGCTATGTATTGCTTTCATTGGGGGCTGGTGCACTATTCTTGTCGCGTAGCAA GTACGTATTGAATCAAAATACTgctgatggtgatgatgatagGGTACTCACTTGGGCCGTGCGTGTTGTTGCAGTCGTAGCTATTCTTCTG AGCTCAGATGACACTCTATTGGCTATTGTAGCACTAGCTTCTTCTTTGGCTCTAAATTTCGTGATTATCCCCATCAT AGCTCGAGTATTCAAGACAAACTTGTTGCAGTGGGTGAAACTCAGAGAGTCCTCGACCAGAGATACCGGATCACGAGATTGGcttatcaaaacccttgatagaATCGTCGTTCTTCCCCATAATAGTCAAGATGACCATGGTAGCAGGTCATAG